Proteins encoded in a region of the Psychromicrobium lacuslunae genome:
- a CDS encoding polysaccharide deacetylase family protein has product MSKSDLVGRRDALTLIGLSGLGLGGVGLAGCAGVPGNDEPGSSTPSARRTSPDPSTTTTSTTASPTKSATSSPTGPAAAEPDFQLPAAKRGLVPVLTRVPTKQPVVFLSIDDGVTKRAEALAALQHYGYPVTMFLTKNTIQNDPEYFRGFQALGNRIQNHTVSHDTTMWAKPFAYQYAEIKVMQDYAQEAFGRAPTLFRPPGGRYSKATRRAAGQAGLKAIIDWEALVSGGQMQYQVGAKLRPGDIVLMHFRPEFEADLKAFHQARLEAGLKVQRLDDFLGV; this is encoded by the coding sequence ATGAGCAAATCAGATCTTGTTGGCCGCAGAGATGCCCTCACCCTCATTGGTCTTAGCGGCTTGGGACTTGGTGGGGTGGGATTGGCCGGCTGCGCGGGAGTGCCAGGGAACGACGAGCCGGGGAGCTCGACACCTTCGGCTCGCCGAACGAGCCCTGATCCTTCCACTACGACAACCAGCACGACAGCCAGCCCGACAAAGAGTGCCACCAGTAGCCCGACCGGTCCAGCGGCAGCTGAGCCCGATTTCCAGCTACCAGCCGCTAAACGAGGCCTGGTTCCGGTGCTTACCCGGGTACCAACAAAGCAACCGGTGGTTTTTCTCAGTATTGATGACGGCGTGACCAAGCGAGCTGAAGCGCTCGCGGCGCTGCAACACTATGGCTATCCGGTGACGATGTTTCTGACTAAGAACACCATTCAGAACGACCCGGAGTATTTTCGGGGCTTTCAGGCCTTAGGCAATCGAATCCAAAACCATACGGTGAGCCACGACACCACCATGTGGGCCAAACCCTTCGCCTATCAGTATGCCGAAATCAAGGTCATGCAAGATTACGCACAAGAGGCTTTTGGCCGGGCTCCCACGCTTTTCCGACCTCCCGGCGGGCGCTATTCGAAGGCGACGCGACGAGCCGCGGGCCAAGCTGGCCTTAAAGCCATTATTGACTGGGAGGCCTTGGTTAGCGGCGGTCAGATGCAGTATCAAGTCGGCGCAAAACTGCGTCCCGGAGATATTGTCTTGATGCACTTCCGGCCCGAATTCGAAGCTGACCTCAAGGCCTTTCATCAGGCTAGGCTTGAGGCCGGCCTCAAGGTGCAGCGGCTCGATGATTTCCTCGGCGTCTGA
- a CDS encoding DUF3806 domain-containing protein yields MTQQIAPLSAETSQYLDSMRGWIAGHLPEESRAEFASSGVKLQVLAAMLNNGWVGPENTWELHAMGAVFGDALAQELELEWVQVSDEYGTDPAVRVPGSTVLSFPLTIIAKRVEQQSMGDVYELFGAAMQGILDAAHRADADTGQAGQ; encoded by the coding sequence ATGACCCAACAAATCGCACCACTCAGCGCCGAGACCAGCCAATACCTCGATTCGATGCGGGGGTGGATTGCCGGGCACCTCCCTGAGGAGAGTCGCGCCGAGTTCGCTTCTTCGGGCGTCAAGCTCCAAGTGTTGGCGGCAATGTTGAACAATGGCTGGGTCGGGCCGGAGAACACCTGGGAGCTTCACGCCATGGGGGCTGTCTTTGGGGATGCTCTGGCGCAGGAACTTGAGCTTGAGTGGGTACAGGTTAGCGATGAATATGGCACGGATCCGGCGGTCCGAGTGCCCGGTAGCACGGTGCTCAGCTTTCCACTCACGATCATTGCCAAAAGAGTTGAGCAACAGAGCATGGGGGATGTGTACGAGTTGTTTGGTGCCGCCATGCAGGGCATCCTCGACGCTGCTCACAGGGCAGATGCCGATACCGGGCAAGCAGGACAGTAG
- a CDS encoding NUDIX domain-containing protein: protein MRDDVEVEPRWHTTGQQELYRGWMTLTGHTVLLPDGSSTSYEVDSSVPFAVATLIYDGEQVFLSRQYRYPIDQWIYDLPGGGGELGEEPVEAARREVEEELGLIPENLRPLHVFFSNPARAAWPTHLFFSTSVSQGQAQNDPIEQVRLARMTLEELDLLIFQRKIIDPSLLVARTMAAATGLMPVVRSW, encoded by the coding sequence GTGCGAGATGACGTGGAAGTCGAACCTCGCTGGCACACTACCGGACAGCAGGAGCTTTACCGTGGCTGGATGACTTTGACCGGGCATACCGTGCTGCTGCCGGATGGCAGCAGCACCAGCTACGAGGTGGATAGCAGCGTGCCGTTTGCCGTCGCTACGCTGATCTACGACGGTGAGCAGGTTTTCCTGAGCCGGCAATATCGGTATCCCATTGACCAGTGGATCTACGACCTTCCGGGAGGCGGCGGTGAACTGGGGGAGGAACCAGTGGAGGCCGCGCGTCGAGAGGTGGAGGAAGAGCTTGGCCTGATTCCCGAAAATCTGCGACCTTTACATGTGTTTTTCTCCAATCCAGCGCGGGCTGCTTGGCCAACCCATCTCTTTTTCAGTACTTCGGTCTCCCAGGGGCAAGCGCAGAATGATCCGATCGAGCAGGTTCGATTGGCCAGGATGACGCTCGAGGAGCTTGATTTACTGATTTTCCAGCGAAAGATTATTGATCCGTCATTATTGGTGGCGCGCACCATGGCAGCGGCAACCGGATTGATGCCCGTGGTGCGGTCGTGGTGA
- a CDS encoding HAD-IC family P-type ATPase, protein MSSQKTMPSRAETKNTARLVAISDAKRQLSESGDDLITSGLTEAQVARRLSLGLDNAVPNESSRSIAQILRANLVTLFNIVLGACFIVVLLVGEWKDALFGVIVIANAAIGVIQEYRAKRTLDRLAVLNAPHARVLRQGTDGQSSPREVAVAEVVYQDVLVLRTGDQIPADAEVLSVEGLEVDESLLTGESDPIDKQPGDEVLSGSAVVSGSGTARVQRIGVESFASKLTAEAKRFSMVNSEIRNSINKIVLYITWALVPLVLLVINGQMQAKGGWAHAFESGAWKEAVVSAVASIVAMIPEGLVLLTSISFGLAAVTLARRQVLVQELPAVEGLARVDIVCLDKTGTLTEGEIIFDAEYLLNEQAGWRQVLGWIGADENANATAACLRPQYTAATVQPDLKVPFNSARKWSALSFAATEGAEQPQGSWVFGAPEMVLNHDVESHQATLAQAGELAEQGLRALILAHSAQPLSAEELPADLQAVAILTFREKVRPDASETLAYFREQEVSLRVISGDNPRTVAAVAREVGFENVGQGYDARQLPEDIDELGEVLEREQVLGRVTPEQKKAIVLALQKRGHVVAMTGDGVNDALALKNADIGIAMGSGAAATKAVARLVLLDGQFSRMPGVVAEGRRVIANVERVANLFLTKTAYAIIISLFIGIVLWQYPFLPRQLSIISSLTIGIPAFFLALLPNKRRYQPGFLRRVLLFSVPTGAIIAACIVAIYSFSRAFPDPALSADAQIEASRTATTAAVLLIALWVLGTLARPFDRWRAAVVAAMLLGLVLVLAVPFARDFFALQVPTGTLLAGTIGIVVLGCAAVEILYRILKRRGAVSERE, encoded by the coding sequence ATGAGCAGCCAAAAGACGATGCCGAGCCGCGCCGAAACGAAGAACACCGCCCGGCTCGTGGCGATCTCCGACGCCAAACGACAGCTTTCAGAATCTGGCGATGATCTGATCACCAGTGGGCTGACCGAAGCCCAAGTAGCCCGGCGTCTTTCGCTGGGGCTGGATAATGCGGTTCCGAATGAATCCAGTCGGAGTATCGCGCAGATTTTGCGGGCTAATCTGGTCACGCTTTTCAACATTGTGCTCGGTGCTTGCTTCATTGTGGTGCTGCTGGTCGGCGAATGGAAAGACGCGCTGTTCGGCGTCATTGTGATTGCCAATGCGGCGATCGGGGTGATTCAGGAATATCGCGCCAAGCGCACCCTAGACCGCTTGGCGGTGCTGAACGCGCCGCACGCCCGGGTGCTCCGGCAGGGCACGGACGGCCAGAGCAGCCCCAGGGAAGTCGCCGTCGCTGAGGTGGTCTATCAGGACGTGCTGGTGCTACGCACCGGCGATCAAATTCCGGCCGATGCCGAAGTGCTCAGCGTTGAGGGCTTGGAAGTCGACGAATCACTGCTGACCGGTGAATCCGACCCGATCGATAAGCAGCCCGGCGACGAGGTGCTCTCCGGCTCGGCGGTGGTTTCCGGCTCCGGCACAGCCCGGGTGCAACGCATTGGCGTAGAATCTTTCGCCTCGAAGCTGACCGCCGAGGCTAAGCGTTTCTCGATGGTCAATTCCGAGATTCGGAACTCTATTAATAAGATCGTGCTCTACATCACCTGGGCGCTCGTTCCGTTAGTGCTGCTGGTGATCAACGGTCAGATGCAAGCCAAGGGTGGCTGGGCGCACGCCTTTGAAAGCGGGGCCTGGAAAGAAGCAGTTGTCTCGGCGGTCGCCTCCATTGTGGCGATGATCCCGGAAGGTCTGGTATTGCTGACCAGCATTTCCTTTGGCCTGGCCGCCGTCACGCTGGCCCGCCGCCAAGTGCTGGTGCAAGAGCTCCCGGCAGTCGAAGGCCTAGCTAGGGTGGACATTGTCTGCCTGGACAAGACCGGCACGCTCACCGAGGGCGAGATTATTTTTGATGCCGAGTATCTGCTCAACGAGCAGGCCGGCTGGCGGCAGGTCCTCGGCTGGATCGGTGCTGACGAGAACGCCAACGCCACCGCCGCCTGCTTGCGCCCGCAATACACCGCTGCCACCGTGCAACCGGACCTCAAGGTGCCATTCAATAGTGCGCGCAAATGGAGCGCCTTAAGTTTTGCCGCGACCGAAGGCGCCGAGCAGCCCCAAGGGAGCTGGGTTTTCGGCGCGCCGGAGATGGTGCTGAACCACGACGTCGAAAGCCACCAAGCCACGCTAGCCCAAGCGGGTGAACTGGCAGAGCAGGGCCTGCGAGCCCTGATTCTGGCGCACAGTGCACAGCCCCTAAGCGCTGAAGAATTACCCGCAGACCTGCAAGCGGTAGCGATTCTGACCTTCCGTGAGAAGGTCCGCCCTGATGCTTCCGAAACGCTTGCCTACTTCCGCGAGCAAGAGGTTAGCCTTCGGGTGATCTCCGGCGACAACCCACGCACCGTGGCAGCGGTGGCCCGCGAAGTCGGCTTCGAGAACGTCGGCCAAGGCTACGATGCCCGGCAACTACCGGAGGACATCGACGAGCTGGGCGAGGTACTCGAACGGGAGCAAGTGCTGGGTCGGGTCACCCCGGAACAGAAGAAAGCGATTGTGCTCGCACTGCAAAAACGCGGTCACGTGGTGGCGATGACCGGTGACGGGGTGAACGACGCGCTCGCCTTGAAGAATGCTGATATTGGTATTGCGATGGGCTCAGGTGCTGCAGCGACCAAGGCGGTGGCCAGACTGGTATTGCTCGATGGGCAGTTCTCCCGGATGCCTGGCGTGGTGGCCGAAGGCCGTCGGGTGATTGCCAACGTGGAGCGGGTGGCTAATCTGTTCCTGACCAAGACTGCGTACGCGATCATCATCTCGCTGTTCATTGGCATAGTGCTCTGGCAATACCCCTTCCTTCCTCGCCAGCTATCGATCATTTCTTCGCTCACCATTGGTATTCCGGCCTTCTTCCTCGCGCTTTTGCCGAATAAGCGGCGTTACCAGCCCGGTTTCCTGCGCCGAGTGCTGCTTTTCTCGGTACCCACCGGAGCGATTATCGCCGCCTGTATTGTGGCGATTTACAGCTTCTCCCGGGCGTTCCCAGACCCCGCGCTGAGCGCAGATGCGCAGATCGAGGCAAGCCGTACGGCCACTACGGCAGCGGTATTGCTGATCGCGCTTTGGGTGCTCGGCACCTTGGCCCGGCCATTCGACCGTTGGCGGGCTGCGGTGGTCGCGGCCATGCTCCTCGGTTTGGTGTTGGTGCTCGCGGTGCCTTTTGCCCGCGACTTCTTCGCGCTACAGGTGCCGACTGGCACCTTACTGGCGGGTACCATTGGAATAGTTGTTCTAGGCTGTGCGGCGGTTGAAATTCTCTACCGAATCCTCAAACGCCGTGGTGCCGTCTCGGAAAGGGAGTAG
- a CDS encoding aconitate hydratase — MTSTAGNTGNTDSFGSKGVLDVAGTEYEIFRLNAVEGAKSLPFSLKVLLENLLRTEDGANITADHVRALANWDPSAQPNTEIQFTPARVIMQDFTGVPCVVDLATMREAVKELGGDPTRVNPLAPAELVIDHSVQIDVFGNAGALERNMEIEYQRNGERYQFLRWGQTAFDDFKVVPPGTGIVHQVNIEYLARTVMTREVDGKLRAYPDTCVGTDSHTTMVNGLGVLGWGVGGIEAEAAMLGQPVSMLIPRVVGFKLTGGIPAGATATDVVLTITEMLRKHGVVGKFVEFYGDGVAAVPLANRATIGNMSPEFGSTAAMFPIDQVTLDYLRLTGRSEESLALVEAYSKEQGLWHDPSHEPKFSEYLELDLSTVVPSISGPKRPQDRIQLSDAKEQFRKDLHNYVKPVADDGSVDEALEESFPASDSPSFAADANSHVHDSARPMNKETLSAANGAFGRPSKPAPVTLSDGRQFELDHGAVTISSITSCTNTSNPSVMLAAALLARNAVDKGLTSKPWVKTSLAPGSKVVTDYYDKSGLTPYLEKLGFYLVGYGCATCIGNSGPLEPEISEAIQSNDLAVTAVLSGNRNFEGRIQPDVKMNYLASPPLVIAYALAGSMDFDFDTDPLGTDDSGKEIFLKDIWPTPTEVQSVIDSSVDQDMFISSYASVFEGDDRWKALSTPEGDTFAWAEDSTYVRKPPYFEGMKAQPEPVSDITGARVLAKLGDSVTTDHISPAGSFKSDSPAGKYLLEHGVDRKDFNSYGSRRGNHEVMIRGTFANIRLRNQLLADANEGNGVEGGFTRDFTLDGGPQSTIYDASVNYLAAGTPLVVLAGKEYGSGSSRDWAAKGTALLGVKAVIAESYERIHRSNLIGMGVLPLQFPEGENAATLGLDGTESFSVEGVTALNEGTTPKTLKVTATKEDGSTKSFDAVVRIDTPGEADYYRNGGILQYVLRQISA, encoded by the coding sequence GTGACTTCTACAGCGGGGAATACAGGTAATACAGACAGCTTCGGATCCAAGGGCGTTCTAGATGTCGCCGGGACCGAATATGAGATTTTTCGTTTGAATGCCGTTGAAGGAGCGAAAAGCCTGCCCTTCAGCCTGAAGGTATTGCTGGAAAACCTGTTGCGCACCGAAGATGGTGCGAACATCACCGCGGATCACGTCCGCGCATTGGCTAATTGGGATCCCAGTGCCCAGCCCAACACCGAAATTCAATTCACCCCGGCCCGGGTGATTATGCAGGACTTCACCGGCGTGCCCTGCGTGGTCGACTTGGCCACCATGCGTGAAGCCGTCAAGGAGCTCGGTGGTGACCCGACCCGGGTCAACCCCCTAGCACCCGCCGAACTGGTGATCGACCACTCGGTGCAGATCGACGTCTTTGGCAACGCTGGCGCGCTAGAGCGCAATATGGAGATCGAATACCAGCGTAACGGCGAGCGCTACCAGTTCCTGCGTTGGGGCCAGACCGCTTTTGACGACTTCAAGGTCGTCCCGCCGGGAACCGGCATCGTGCACCAGGTGAACATTGAATACCTGGCTCGCACCGTCATGACTCGCGAGGTAGATGGCAAGCTGCGCGCTTACCCGGACACCTGCGTTGGCACCGACTCCCACACCACCATGGTCAACGGCCTGGGCGTGCTGGGCTGGGGCGTCGGCGGCATTGAAGCCGAGGCAGCGATGCTCGGCCAGCCAGTGTCGATGTTGATCCCGCGCGTTGTCGGCTTCAAGCTGACCGGTGGCATCCCCGCCGGCGCGACCGCTACCGACGTCGTACTGACCATTACCGAGATGCTGCGTAAGCACGGTGTGGTCGGCAAGTTCGTGGAATTCTACGGCGACGGCGTGGCCGCTGTGCCGTTGGCAAACCGGGCCACCATCGGCAATATGAGCCCGGAATTCGGTTCCACCGCGGCAATGTTCCCGATTGATCAGGTCACCCTTGACTACCTGCGCTTGACCGGTCGCTCCGAGGAGAGCTTGGCGCTGGTGGAGGCTTACAGCAAGGAACAGGGCCTCTGGCACGATCCTTCGCACGAGCCGAAGTTCTCCGAGTACTTGGAACTGGATCTTTCCACCGTGGTGCCCTCGATCTCCGGACCGAAGCGCCCGCAGGACCGCATTCAACTCAGCGACGCCAAGGAGCAGTTCCGCAAGGATCTGCACAACTACGTCAAGCCGGTTGCCGATGATGGCAGCGTTGACGAGGCACTGGAGGAGAGCTTCCCGGCTTCCGATTCGCCGTCCTTCGCCGCCGACGCGAACAGCCACGTGCATGACAGTGCTCGGCCGATGAATAAGGAAACTCTCTCCGCAGCGAATGGCGCTTTCGGCCGTCCCTCGAAGCCCGCCCCGGTGACGCTTTCCGACGGTCGTCAGTTCGAACTCGACCACGGCGCGGTGACCATCTCCTCGATCACCTCCTGCACCAATACCTCGAATCCCTCGGTGATGTTGGCGGCAGCGCTGCTGGCGCGCAATGCCGTCGATAAAGGCCTGACCTCGAAGCCGTGGGTGAAGACCTCGCTGGCTCCGGGTTCCAAGGTGGTCACCGACTACTACGACAAGTCGGGACTGACCCCATACCTCGAGAAGCTCGGCTTCTACCTGGTGGGTTATGGCTGCGCCACTTGCATCGGTAACTCCGGACCCTTGGAACCGGAGATTTCCGAGGCCATTCAGTCAAACGACTTGGCTGTCACCGCGGTGCTTTCCGGTAACCGTAACTTCGAAGGCCGCATCCAGCCCGACGTGAAGATGAACTACTTGGCTTCGCCGCCGCTGGTCATCGCTTATGCCTTGGCCGGTTCGATGGACTTTGACTTCGATACCGATCCGCTCGGCACCGATGACTCCGGTAAGGAAATCTTCCTCAAGGACATCTGGCCGACGCCGACCGAAGTTCAGTCGGTGATCGACTCCTCGGTTGATCAGGACATGTTCATCTCCAGCTACGCTTCAGTGTTTGAGGGCGACGATCGCTGGAAGGCGCTCTCGACTCCTGAGGGCGACACCTTTGCTTGGGCGGAGGATTCCACCTACGTGCGGAAGCCACCGTACTTCGAGGGCATGAAGGCGCAGCCGGAACCGGTTTCGGACATTACCGGTGCCCGGGTGCTGGCCAAACTGGGCGATTCGGTCACCACCGACCACATTTCTCCGGCCGGTTCCTTCAAGTCGGACAGCCCGGCCGGTAAGTACCTGCTGGAGCATGGCGTGGACCGCAAGGACTTCAACTCCTACGGCTCGCGGCGTGGCAACCACGAAGTGATGATCCGCGGCACCTTCGCGAACATCCGTTTGCGGAACCAGCTGCTCGCCGATGCTAACGAGGGCAATGGCGTTGAGGGTGGCTTCACCCGCGACTTTACCCTCGACGGCGGTCCGCAGTCGACCATCTACGACGCCTCGGTGAACTACCTGGCCGCTGGCACCCCGCTGGTGGTGCTGGCCGGTAAGGAATACGGTTCGGGCTCCTCGCGTGACTGGGCAGCCAAGGGCACCGCGCTGCTCGGCGTCAAAGCAGTTATCGCCGAAAGCTACGAGCGTATTCACCGCTCGAACCTGATCGGCATGGGCGTGCTGCCGCTGCAGTTCCCGGAAGGCGAGAACGCTGCCACCCTGGGCTTGGACGGCACCGAGTCCTTCTCGGTTGAGGGCGTTACCGCTCTGAACGAGGGAACCACTCCGAAGACGCTCAAGGTCACCGCGACCAAGGAAGACGGCAGCACCAAGTCCTTCGACGCTGTGGTCCGCATCGACACCCCAGGTGAAGCCGATTACTACCGTAACGGCGGCATCCTGCAGTACGTGCTGCGGCAGATCTCCGCGTAG
- the dxs gene encoding 1-deoxy-D-xylulose-5-phosphate synthase, with translation MGLLETIQHPADLARLSDEQMTQLAQEIRDFLISNVAQTGGHLGPNLGVVELTLAIHRIFDSPRDSIVFDTGHQSYVHKLVTGRQDFSTLRQQGGLSGYPERAESIHDIVESSHASSSLSWADGISRARQLNGEGDRYVVAVVGDGALTGGMTWEALNNIAADKHRRVVIVVNDNGRSYAPTVGGFADYLRSLRPAIDSVRTHKAYEETLDWTKQKLQHGGVLGQFMYKSLHAAKKGIKDWWAPQGLFDDLGLKYIGPVDGHDQKAMESALLTAKNYAGPVIVHAMTDKGRGYAPARAHEEDQFHAVGVINPETGLPLGAESAKSWTSVFAEEIADIADERKDLVGITGAMLIPVGLNIFAERHPERVFDVGIAEQHALTSAAGMAYGGLHPVVALYATFLNRAFDQLLMDVALHKAGVTVVLDRAGVTGPDGPSHHGMWDLSMLQIIPGLHLAAPRDATRLREELREAVQISDAPSVLRYSRGNVGAEVEAIERLEDGVDVLARRPSGSTENDVLIVSVGAMSELALQVSNLIGAQGISSTVVDPRWVLPVPTSIIDLAAQHRIVIVIEDGVRAGGVGSRIRQEMRAAGVDTALNEVGLPVEFLAHGSRGEVLERVGLTARQVAHDVVGQVLGTKVPFARPLPSADGVSDQTHTGQLPKS, from the coding sequence ATGGGACTTCTGGAGACTATCCAGCATCCGGCTGATCTAGCTCGGCTTAGCGATGAGCAGATGACTCAGCTCGCGCAGGAGATCAGAGATTTCTTAATCAGCAATGTCGCCCAGACCGGCGGTCATCTTGGCCCCAATCTCGGGGTCGTCGAACTGACCCTGGCGATCCATCGAATCTTCGACTCGCCGAGGGACTCTATTGTTTTTGATACCGGCCATCAATCGTATGTGCACAAACTTGTCACCGGTCGGCAGGACTTTTCCACGCTACGCCAGCAGGGCGGTTTGTCCGGTTACCCCGAGCGTGCCGAGTCGATTCACGACATCGTGGAATCCTCGCACGCTTCTTCCTCGCTCTCCTGGGCGGACGGTATTTCCCGCGCCCGGCAGCTGAACGGCGAAGGTGATCGCTACGTGGTGGCGGTGGTCGGTGACGGCGCGCTGACCGGCGGAATGACTTGGGAGGCACTCAATAATATTGCCGCTGATAAGCACCGCCGTGTGGTGATTGTGGTCAATGACAACGGCCGCTCCTATGCTCCGACGGTTGGCGGCTTCGCCGATTATCTTCGCTCGCTGCGCCCCGCCATTGATTCGGTGCGCACCCATAAGGCTTATGAAGAAACCCTGGACTGGACCAAGCAGAAACTGCAGCACGGCGGCGTCTTGGGCCAATTCATGTATAAATCTCTGCACGCCGCGAAAAAGGGCATTAAAGATTGGTGGGCACCTCAGGGGCTCTTTGACGATCTCGGCCTGAAATACATTGGCCCGGTGGACGGCCACGACCAGAAGGCAATGGAGTCAGCGCTGCTGACCGCCAAGAACTATGCCGGGCCGGTGATCGTGCACGCGATGACCGATAAGGGCCGCGGTTATGCGCCCGCGCGCGCTCACGAAGAGGATCAGTTCCACGCGGTCGGCGTGATCAACCCGGAGACCGGTTTACCGCTCGGCGCGGAGAGCGCCAAGTCCTGGACCTCGGTGTTCGCCGAGGAGATCGCCGACATCGCCGATGAGCGAAAAGATTTGGTGGGCATTACCGGGGCAATGCTGATCCCGGTCGGACTGAACATTTTTGCCGAACGTCACCCGGAACGAGTTTTCGACGTCGGCATTGCCGAGCAGCACGCGCTAACCAGCGCCGCCGGGATGGCCTACGGTGGACTCCACCCCGTGGTGGCACTCTACGCAACCTTCTTGAACCGAGCCTTTGACCAGTTGCTAATGGATGTCGCCCTGCACAAGGCCGGGGTCACCGTGGTGTTGGACCGGGCCGGGGTGACCGGTCCTGACGGGCCGAGCCATCACGGCATGTGGGATCTGTCGATGCTGCAGATCATCCCCGGGCTGCACTTGGCCGCCCCGCGTGATGCCACTCGGCTGCGCGAGGAATTACGTGAGGCTGTGCAGATTTCAGACGCGCCGTCGGTCCTGCGTTACTCGAGGGGGAACGTGGGAGCCGAGGTTGAGGCGATTGAGCGTCTCGAGGACGGCGTCGACGTGCTGGCGCGGCGGCCCTCTGGCTCGACCGAGAACGACGTACTAATCGTCTCGGTGGGCGCAATGAGTGAACTCGCCTTGCAGGTTTCCAATTTGATCGGTGCGCAGGGCATTTCCTCCACAGTGGTCGACCCGCGCTGGGTGCTGCCGGTACCGACGTCGATTATTGACTTGGCCGCTCAGCACCGAATTGTGATCGTAATTGAGGACGGCGTACGAGCCGGCGGAGTGGGCTCTCGAATCCGGCAGGAAATGCGGGCCGCAGGTGTGGACACCGCGCTCAACGAGGTTGGTTTGCCGGTGGAGTTCCTGGCGCACGGTAGCCGCGGTGAGGTGCTGGAGCGAGTCGGGCTGACCGCCCGGCAAGTAGCGCACGACGTCGTTGGTCAAGTGCTGGGCACGAAGGTGCCGTTCGCTAGGCCGCTGCCGAGTGCCGATGGGGTTAGCGACCAGACGCATACCGGCCAGCTGCCCAAGTCATGA
- a CDS encoding DUF402 domain-containing protein: protein MTEKAQAGAAGGSATAMPDESDVRGQQVFSPVPGDLVVARNRKWDGSPHWVVPGRYLGSDEFGHWIHQPAGSFVSKPGSGFIAASQAALLVPYSGEWVATFYDAAHPNGCTLYVDLVTDIAWGALDRDNGWELTLIDMDLDVVTARGRTWVDDEDEFAEHQVRYGYPAEMITGIQAECDRIYAEVLAGQAPFDGREAVWFERAASTADCSSKPG, encoded by the coding sequence ATGACAGAAAAAGCACAGGCTGGGGCTGCGGGAGGCAGTGCCACTGCGATGCCCGATGAGAGCGACGTCCGTGGCCAGCAGGTTTTCAGCCCGGTCCCAGGCGATTTAGTGGTGGCTCGCAACCGCAAATGGGACGGCTCGCCGCACTGGGTGGTACCGGGACGTTATCTGGGTTCCGATGAGTTCGGGCACTGGATCCACCAGCCCGCTGGGTCCTTTGTCTCAAAGCCCGGTTCGGGGTTCATCGCCGCTTCGCAGGCAGCACTTTTGGTGCCGTACTCGGGGGAGTGGGTGGCCACTTTTTATGACGCCGCGCATCCCAATGGCTGCACACTTTACGTCGACCTGGTCACCGATATTGCCTGGGGAGCGCTCGACCGGGACAACGGCTGGGAACTCACGCTGATCGATATGGATCTGGATGTAGTGACCGCGCGGGGCCGCACCTGGGTGGATGACGAAGACGAATTCGCTGAGCATCAAGTCCGGTACGGCTACCCAGCGGAGATGATCACTGGTATCCAAGCTGAGTGTGATCGGATTTACGCCGAGGTGCTGGCCGGTCAAGCACCTTTCGATGGCCGAGAGGCCGTGTGGTTTGAACGGGCGGCTTCGACGGCTGATTGCAGTTCGAAGCCGGGGTAG
- a CDS encoding aldo/keto reductase has protein sequence MTDFRRLGNSGLVVSTVGLGCNNLGRPGTPTESQQGTDAVIHAAIDAGVTLFDVADVYGATPGLSEERLGKALEGKRDDVIIATKFGMDLKGANGVDWGARGSRRYIVKAVEASLRRLNTEWIDLYQYHTPDGVTPIEETLAALDELVRSGKVRYLGHSNRTGWQIAEAAYEAQIGGFAPFISAQNHYNLLDRRAELEVIPAAETFGVGVLPYFPLANGLLTGKYADGKAPEGSRLTHSRTNLLDKVDWAQLGAFSSFAKDRGLSELQVAFSWLAAQPAVGSVIAGATKPEQIQANAEAASHIFSPEDLAELDEIFPRTPKVALF, from the coding sequence ATGACTGATTTTCGCCGTTTGGGCAATTCTGGACTTGTTGTTTCTACCGTCGGTTTAGGCTGCAATAACTTGGGTAGGCCGGGGACTCCGACCGAATCTCAGCAGGGTACCGACGCCGTCATCCACGCCGCGATCGACGCCGGTGTGACGCTTTTTGACGTCGCCGATGTTTATGGTGCCACCCCCGGGCTGAGCGAGGAACGGCTCGGCAAAGCTCTCGAGGGCAAGCGTGACGACGTCATTATCGCCACCAAATTCGGCATGGACCTGAAAGGTGCCAACGGCGTTGATTGGGGTGCCCGTGGTTCGCGGCGCTACATTGTCAAGGCCGTCGAGGCTTCGCTGCGTCGGCTCAATACCGAGTGGATTGACCTCTATCAGTACCACACCCCGGACGGGGTCACTCCGATCGAGGAAACCCTCGCCGCGCTGGACGAGCTGGTGCGCTCCGGCAAGGTCCGCTACCTGGGCCACTCCAATCGCACCGGCTGGCAGATTGCCGAGGCCGCTTACGAGGCGCAGATCGGTGGCTTCGCCCCGTTTATCTCCGCGCAAAACCACTACAACTTGCTGGATCGCCGCGCTGAGCTGGAGGTGATCCCGGCGGCCGAGACTTTCGGCGTCGGCGTGCTGCCGTACTTCCCCTTGGCTAACGGCCTGCTGACCGGCAAATACGCAGATGGCAAGGCTCCTGAGGGCAGTCGGCTCACACACTCGCGTACAAATTTGCTGGACAAAGTGGATTGGGCACAGCTCGGCGCTTTCAGCAGTTTCGCCAAGGATCGTGGTCTGAGCGAACTGCAGGTGGCCTTCTCCTGGCTGGCAGCCCAGCCCGCCGTCGGCAGCGTGATTGCCGGGGCCACCAAGCCCGAGCAGATTCAGGCCAATGCCGAAGCCGCTTCGCATATCTTCAGCCCCGAGGACTTGGCCGAACTTGATGAGATCTTCCCGCGCACTCCGAAGGTAGCGCTCTTCTAA